GACGACAGCGCCATCTTTGCCCGTGCCCGGCAGAGTTAGAAGACGATCCGCGTAGATATGCGTGTTACTAAAGGCGATTAAGCGCTCGTCATTAGAACGATAGTGCCACGTTAGCGCGCGAGGTTCGACAAAAGGCGTAAGTAGGTCGAGTATGCTTTCTATCCCGGAAGTAGCAAGGCTGTTCTCCTCTTCTTCCTCGTCGTCGGCTTCGCTTGAGGCGAAAAACGTCGTTGGGGGTAACTGACGGGGGTCGCCAGCCACAACGGTGTGCTTGCCCCGGATAATGGCCGGCACGGCGTCTTCGGGCAAGACCTGGCTGCCCTCGTCAAAAATCACAACATCAAATAGCTCTTGTGCCGGGAGCAACTGACTGACCGAGAGCGGACTTGCCATGAAGCAAGGGCATATCGCGGACAGCACGTTCGGAGCATTCAGCATTAGCTTCCGAAAAGGCATGTGCTTGATCTTCTTTTGCAACTCTAAACGGACTGTTGCCCGCTGTTGTGGATACTCGTTCATTGCCCAAATGTAGCACTCGGCGGCGCTACGGCAGATACGTCTAGCCATGAGCTCCATGCGCGTTTGATCGAGACCACGGAAGTGCTCGACGACGTCATCGTGCGCGGACCCCTTAAACGACGCCAGTACCGTTTCTCGCCCGACGATAGTGTCTAAAACAGAGCTCAGCCATGTTTTTTGAAAGAGACGACGCCAGGTCGCTGCTTCAACGCCTGCCGTAAACATCTCGTCAACAAGGGCATCGCAGTCCAGGTGCGTCCGCAATTGCGACTCGGCAAAGCGCAGCCCCGGAACGATGGACGCGTTGCGCGAGTTGCGATCAAGCTTATCGAGCTCGTCAGCCAGCCCCTCAAGCGCCCCTGGCAGTTCAACGAGAAGTATCTTCGAAAGCTCCCGATGCTTTTCTATGACTGTTCGAGCAGCCGTGAGCAGCTTCGCTGCGCCAAAGCTTTCGAAACGGCGGGCTAGCACTTCACCTCGCCAAGCAGCAGGCAACGCCGCGAGATTGTGGATGGACCTTGCCGCGCTCGCTGCCCCTGGCCACCTCGTGCCGCTCAGCGAGTGCAGCTGCCTGAGGTGTTCCCTGAATGGCCTGTTCAGGTATGCAAAGATTCGTTGGAAAACGTTTCCTCGGGCAGGTGCCAAGGCGGCATCAAAGTCCTCGAAATCGAGCGCAAAGAGTCCAGCTCCAAAACTCGCAATCGCTGAGCTCAGAGCTTCGACCTTGGGGATTGTCTCTCGAAGCTCTACGAGCGACCGAGGCGAGCTAGCCAGAGGCGGTGAAATTGCGGAGAATTCATTACGCAAAGCAGCTAGCGATTGCTGGAGTTCGCCAAGTGCCGTTAATGCTGCGGCTGCGCCATCAACATTGAACGTCGCGGTTGACCAAGGAACTCCGGGGACACGCTTCGCCAACTCGGGATGCGCTGAGAGCACTTCGATCTGCGCACGCGCATCGGCCGCCCGCTCTGCGGTAAACTCCTCAATTGCCTTTCCGCGCCAACGCGTTCGCGCCTCGACGTCACCGAGCGCAACCAGCCGTGAGAAGACTTCAAAAGCGGATAGTTTGAACGGGTCCTGCTTTCGATGAAGGGCCGCATCATAGGAATTGAGCGCGGTGCGCAGCTCTTCAAATCTGCGCTCCTCTTCGGCTCCATCGACAACGGTCGTCTTACGCGCGACCTCGTCGCTTCGCAATAAGCGTTCATAAATGGTCTTACGCTTTACGTCGCCGCCATGCAGGTCCAGGACCAAGTGACCCAGGCCGACCTGGTCGAGCCGCTTGTAGACAACTTCAAGCGCGGCCCGCTTTTCAGCGACAAATAAAACCGATTTCCCCCGCGCGATGAACGCGGCAATCATGTTCGAAATGGTCTGCGACTTGCCGGTTCCCGGAGGGCCAATGATCACTCTGTGTGTCGGGTGCCGTATTGCGGAATGCAAGACGACTTGCTGGCTGCCGTCAGCGCCGAGGACAAAAGGCTCATCCCGCGGAGGGATACTGTCAAGCTCGCGCGCATCGATACTTCTTTGTGAGGCGGCTATCTGGGCGCGCGCCTGCTCATCGCCGGCGATCGCAGCGACCAGCTCATGCTCGGCCAGCATTGCTTCGTTAGTCCGAAGGTCTTCGACCATTGCCATCTTTTGGTAATCAAAATTACCTAAAACGCACTTCGGAGACGGAGTGAAGCCGGGTACAGCGGCGAGCTCGACAGTAGCTATTCGATCATACAAT
This Candidatus Eremiobacterota bacterium DNA region includes the following protein-coding sequences:
- a CDS encoding DUF4011 domain-containing protein, which gives rise to MDFSRRNRLIYYRELKRGTLQLSSNLSHEPVTRLVAGETRTLADFFGDDLTTTENAKAKEIRSVAKSNEEERGLQTLFVALGFANWKASDDGSPANAPIFLMPVSIAANERTGQISLKRSGDLIINRVMLAKLDDEYNIKVNTSFFDEEEARDNVHGLYDRIATVELAAVPGFTPSPKCVLGNFDYQKMAMVEDLRTNEAMLAEHELVAAIAGDEQARAQIAASQRSIDARELDSIPPRDEPFVLGADGSQQVVLHSAIRHPTHRVIIGPPGTGKSQTISNMIAAFIARGKSVLFVAEKRAALEVVYKRLDQVGLGHLVLDLHGGDVKRKTIYERLLRSDEVARKTTVVDGAEEERRFEELRTALNSYDAALHRKQDPFKLSAFEVFSRLVALGDVEARTRWRGKAIEEFTAERAADARAQIEVLSAHPELAKRVPGVPWSTATFNVDGAAAALTALGELQQSLAALRNEFSAISPPLASSPRSLVELRETIPKVEALSSAIASFGAGLFALDFEDFDAALAPARGNVFQRIFAYLNRPFREHLRQLHSLSGTRWPGAASAARSIHNLAALPAAWRGEVLARRFESFGAAKLLTAARTVIEKHRELSKILLVELPGALEGLADELDKLDRNSRNASIVPGLRFAESQLRTHLDCDALVDEMFTAGVEAATWRRLFQKTWLSSVLDTIVGRETVLASFKGSAHDDVVEHFRGLDQTRMELMARRICRSAAECYIWAMNEYPQQRATVRLELQKKIKHMPFRKLMLNAPNVLSAICPCFMASPLSVSQLLPAQELFDVVIFDEGSQVLPEDAVPAIIRGKHTVVAGDPRQLPPTTFFASSEADDEEEEENSLATSGIESILDLLTPFVEPRALTWHYRSNDERLIAFSNTHIYADRLLTLPGTGKDGAVVAHEYVPPQLVDGQESSAPAEVTRVVELVLQHAETHPEESLGVIAMGIKHARRIEEALSKARASRPELDEFFSEDRDDRFFVKNLERVQGDERDAIILSIGYGPDRSGKMVYRFGPINQLGGERRLNVAITRARNRMTVVSSFRRNELDPERLRSQGAKLIGAFVGYAETGGANLGREGLDTSVELNDFEQDIMDALAHRGLQIVPQYGVSQYRIDLAVKHPDEPGRFVLAIECDGAAYHSAPTARNRDRLRQQHLEALGWRFHRIWSTEWFYHRDEEIARAVARYEQSINGEKEERRATRRDLALPSPPVGIVKRNRARPPIRRRLPIDEYQGWDLDRLIAWIESDGLLRTDDELLDEITKELDYSRKGHRIVQRLQSVIANYRRQGTGTLGGRSQNDRGRHP